A stretch of Lathyrus oleraceus cultivar Zhongwan6 chromosome 6, CAAS_Psat_ZW6_1.0, whole genome shotgun sequence DNA encodes these proteins:
- the LOC127094321 gene encoding piriformospora indica-insensitive protein 2, translating to MNCIISVIFVTFTILSMTQVFYAQEESSDVTPMEKQELQALYSTIQGFVGDSWNGSSLYPDPCGWSPIQGVSCDIFNGFWYVTVLNIGPIHDNSLVCSDEKLEFRPEFFNLKYLKVVSFFNCFQSPNSLPVSIPTGNWEKLSESLESIEFRSNPGLIGNIPPSFGVLKNLQSMVLLENGLSGRIPIEIGNLVKLKRLVLSGNNFSGDIPDNFGGLTDLLILDFSRNSLSGTLPLTFGKMSSVLKIDISHNFLEGKLLDEFSSLKNLTLMDLRNNRFCCGLVNSLEEMNSLEELVLSNNPLGGDMRNLKWENLKNLVILELSNMELRGEIPESLSELKRLRFLGLNDNNLTGKVSPKLESLPSLNALYLSGNNLKGEIQFSKGFFGKLGRRFGAWSNPKLCVPLGVMSSNNVPFGVKPCHQQDEEVHLVKSNAKKERKVSGDMNMNNTSNFIGSMGFSSSANCGNLWWIFMVLGLVFNSYIVF from the exons ATGAACTGTATTATCTCTGTCATTTTTGTTACTTTTACTATTCTATCAATGACTCAAGTTTTCTATGCACAAGAAGAATCTTCTGATGTTACTCCAATGGAGAAACAAGAACTTCAAGCTTTGTACTCAACCATTCAAGGCTTTGTTGGTGATTCATGGAATGGCTCATCTCTCTATCCAGATCCTTGTGGTTGGAGTCCTATTCAG GGAGTTTCTTGTGATATTTTCAATGGATTTTGGTATGTAACAGTTCTTAACATTGGACCTATTCATGATAATTCTCTGGTATGTTCTGATGAAAAATTGGAATTTAGACCAGAATTTTTTAACCTAAAGTACCTAAAAGTTGTATCATTCTTCAACTGTTTTCAATCACCAAATAGTCTTCCGGTTTCAATTCCTACCGGAAACTGGGAGAAATTATCCGAGAGCTTGGAATCGATTGAATTTCGATCGAATCCAGGTCTTATCGGAAACATTCCTCCGTCTTTCGGTGTGCTCAAGAATCTTCAATCAATGGTTTTACTAGAAAATGGTTTATCAGGTAGAATACCTATAGAAATTGGAAATCTTGTGAAGTTGAAGAGACTCGTTCTATCCGGAAACAATTTCAGTGGTGATATTCCGGATAATTTCGGGGGgttaacagatttgttaatcctTGACTTTAGTAGAAATTCGTTATCCGGAACATTGCCTTTAACATTCGGGAAGATGAGTTCGGTTTTGAAGATTGATATCAGTCACAATTTTCTTGAAGGAAAGTTGCTTGATGAGTTTTCAAGTCTTAAGAATTTGACACTAATGGATTTAAGGAACAATAGATTCTGTTGCGGATTGGTGAATTCTTTAGAAGAGATGAATTCTTTGGAAGAATTGGTTTTGTCGAATAATCCATTAGGGGGTGATATGAGgaacttgaaatgggagaatcTCAAAAATTTGGTGATTTTGGAACTGTCTAACATGGAATTGAGAGGTGAAATTCCTGAGTCATTATCTGAGTTGAAGAGATTGAGATTTTTAGGACTTAATGATAATAATCTCACAGGTAAAGTTTCACCAAAGTTAGAATCACTTCCTTCTCTTAATGCACTTTACTTGAGTGGAAATAATCTTAAAGGTGAGATTCAATTTTCAAAAGGGTTTTTTGGTAAATTGGGAAGACGTTTTGGTGCTTGGAGTAATCCTAAACTTTGTGTTCCACTTGGTGTTATGTCATCAAACAATGTACCATTTGGGGTGAAACCATGTCACCAACAAGATGAAGAGGTTCATTTGGTGAAATCTAATGCAAAAAAAGAGAGGAAAGTTTCTGGTGATATGAATATGAACAACACTTCCAATTTCATAGGCTCTATGGGATTTTCTAGTTCTGCTAATTGTGGTAATTTATGGTGGATTTTTATGGTTTTGGGTTTAGTGTTTAATTCTTATATAGTTTTTTAA